The sequence CCTGGGCGACGTCGACCCCGCCGAGCTCGGGTCCACGCTGATCCACGAGCATCTGCTGACGTCGCCGCCGCCGTACGCCAGTCAGGACGACCCCGATTTGGAGTTCGGTGACCAGGCAGGGGCCACCAGCGAGCTGGAGGCGTACGCAGCCGCCGGCGGCGGCGGGCTGTGCGAGCTCACCACCGTCGACTACGGGCGAGACGTGTCGGTGGCGGTGGCCGCGTCCCGGGCCTCGGGGGTGCACGTCGTGCAGGCGACCGGCATGCAGAAGGGCATCTACTACCCGGCCGGCACGTCTCGCCGGGACGTCGACGACCTGGCCGACGAGTTCGTCGCCGACATCGAGAAGGGGATCGACGGCACCGGTGCCAAGGCCGGCGTGATCAAGGTCGGCACCTGCTCGACCGAGGCGGTGTGGGACGTCGAGGCCAAGGTGATCCGCGCGGCGGCGCGAGCTGCCGTGCGTACCGGCGCCCCCATCCTCACCCACACCCAGGCCGGCCATCTCGGCTCCGAGCAACTCGACCTGCTCCTCGACGAGGGGCTTCCGGCCGATCAGGTGTGCCTGGGCCACCTCGACCGCAACATCGGCTGGGAGTACCTCCGCGGACTCGTCGAACGAGGCGCGTGGGTCGGCCTGGACCAATGGACCAAAGACAAGTACGGCACGGACGCCGCGCGCGCAGACATGGTGCGACGGCTGGTCGACGCCGGGCACACGCGGATCACTGTCTCCGGCGACCTCGGGCGGGGCCGGTACCAGCCCGCCTACGGCGGATCGCCGGGGTTCGCCGCCTGCCACGCGGCCATCCGGACGGTCCTGGCCGACAACGCGATAGCGGACCTGGTGCTGATCGAGAACCCGGCACGATTCCTCGCCTTCCGCGGAGGGAACCGATGACCACCGCTCCCGTGACCGCCGCGCTGTTCGACCTGGACGGCACGTTGCTCGACTCGCGTGCCGCGGTCATCGACGCCTACCGGCTCGCCGCCAGGGCCTACCCGAACGGGCTGGAGAACCTGGCTGCGATCCCCGAGGGCCGGCTGCTGGCGATGCGGGTGATCGAGTGCTGTGCTCTGATCGCGGGACCGGCGCTCGCCGAGGACTGCGCCGTGCGGTACGACGAGAACTACCGTCTGCGCACCCGCAAGAAGGTCCAGGTGTACCCCGGCGTCGTCGAGGCGCTCGCCGCCCTGCGAACCGAAGGCATCCGGCTCGGCGTGGTGACCAACAAGGGCCTCGCTCGCACCCCCGGCGACATCGCGCCTCTGGACGGACACGGCAACGGGGCCGAGTTGTTCGACGTCGTGGTGACGGCCGCCGACACCGTCGAACGGAAACCGTCGCCGCGTCCGATCCAGTGGGCCCTGGAGAAGACGGGCTGGGCACCAGGGTGGGCGGTGTACGTCGGCGACGGACCTCATGACGCCCAGTCGGCCTTTGGTGCCGGGCTGTCGTTCGTGGGCGCGGGCTGGGGGTACTACGGCCTGGCGGATCTGAAGGCCGCGGGTGCGGACGTCGTGTGCCAGGACGTCGGCGAGCTCGTGGACGCGGTCCGGGGTGCCCTGGGAGCCGGTATCTGAGGGCCCTGCGATGACCGTGACCAGCTTCTTGTCCCTCACTCCGACCCGCTTCCTGGACCGGGCCTCCGCGGTGTTCGCGGATCGCCCGGCGGTGCGCGACGGGGACGTCACGCTCACCTATCACCAGTTGGCGCGCCGCGTCGATGCCTTGACCGGTGTGCTCGCCGCCCGCGGCGTCGGCACCGGTGACCGCGTCGCCGCCCTGTGCACCAACTCGCACGTCATGCTCGAGTTGCACCACGCGGTGCCGCTGCGTTCGGCAGTCCTGGTCCCGCTCAACATCCGGCTCACCACCGAGGAACTCCGCTACATCCTGAAGCACTCGGGCGCCCGACTGCTGGTGGTCACTCGCGAGTTCGCCGACCGTGGCACCGAGCTGAGCCGGGACCTGGGCATCGAACTGCTTGAGGGCGACGGCGCGGACACCGACTACGAGCGCGAACTCGCCACCGCCACCCCTGCCCGGATCGAGGTGGACGACGAGCGGGCCCTACTGGCCATCAACTACACCAGCGGCACGACCGGACGACCCAAGGGAGTGATGTACCACCACCGCGGTGCCTATCTGCAGGCGCTGGCGATGGCTTATCACGCTCGGCTCGATCCGGGCTCCTCGTACCTGTGGACGCTTCCGATGTTCCACTGCAACGGCTGGACTTTCCCGTGGGCGGTCATCGCTGCGGGCGGTACCCAAGTGGCGCTCAGATCGGTGGATCCGCAGGAGATCTGGCGGCAGCTGCGCGTGGACGTCACCCACTTCAGCGCAGCACCCACGGTCCTGACGATGATCGCGGAGCACCCGGCAGCCGGCCCGCTCGAGAAGGCGGTGCAGGCCACCACCGGTGGCGCCCCGCCGACGCCGGCGCTGCTCCGGCGCATGAGTCGGCTCAACATCGAGGTGACCCATCTCTACGGTCTGACCGAGACGTTCGGGCCGGTGGTGGTCAACCAGTGGCAGCCGGAATGGAACGCCCTCGACGAGGAAGCGACTGCCGCACGTCAGGCGCGTCAGGGGATCCCGAACATCATCGCCAGTCCGCTGCGGGTTGTCGACTCCTCGGGCATCGACGTCCCCGCGGACGCGACGACCGTCGGTGAGCTTGTCGTCCTGGGGAACGACGTCATGCTCGGCTACTACCGGGACGAGGCGGCCACGGCGGAGGCGGAGATCGCCGGCTGGTTCCGCACCGGTGACCTGGCGGTGCTCCATCCCGACGGCTACGTCGAGATCGCCGACCGCTTGAAGGACGTGATCATCTCGGGTGGCGAGAACATCGCTTCCGTGGAGGTGGAGCGTGCGCTGGATCAGCACCCCGCGGTGGTGGAGAGCGCGGTGGTGGGCGTTCCTGACGAGAAGTGGGGCGAGATTCCAGTCGCCTTCGTGACCACGCGGCCGGGTGCAGACGTCACCGAGGCCGAGCTCGTGGAGTTCGTCCGTGCGCACCTGGCGCGCTACAAGGTCCCGAGGCGCATCGCCTTCACCACCCTGCCCCGTACCTCCACCGGGAAGATCCAGAAGAACATGCTCCGTGACGTCGCGTTGGGGACGGATAGGTGACCCCGTCGGTCCTCGATCGCTTCTCGCTCGCCGGCAAGGTGGCCCTGGTCACGGGCGCGAGCTCGGGGCTGGGCGCCGGATTCGCGGTCGCCATGGCGGGCGCAGGCGCCGACGTGGTGCTCGCCGCGCGTCGGCGTGACTGACTGGAGGCGATCGCCCGCATCGGCGGGAGGTCACTGGCCATCGGGTGAGACGTCACCGACCCCCAGGCCTGCAGCGAT is a genomic window of Blastococcus sp. HT6-30 containing:
- a CDS encoding HAD hydrolase-like protein; its protein translation is MTTAPVTAALFDLDGTLLDSRAAVIDAYRLAARAYPNGLENLAAIPEGRLLAMRVIECCALIAGPALAEDCAVRYDENYRLRTRKKVQVYPGVVEALAALRTEGIRLGVVTNKGLARTPGDIAPLDGHGNGAELFDVVVTAADTVERKPSPRPIQWALEKTGWAPGWAVYVGDGPHDAQSAFGAGLSFVGAGWGYYGLADLKAAGADVVCQDVGELVDAVRGALGAGI
- a CDS encoding AMP-binding protein, which translates into the protein MTVTSFLSLTPTRFLDRASAVFADRPAVRDGDVTLTYHQLARRVDALTGVLAARGVGTGDRVAALCTNSHVMLELHHAVPLRSAVLVPLNIRLTTEELRYILKHSGARLLVVTREFADRGTELSRDLGIELLEGDGADTDYERELATATPARIEVDDERALLAINYTSGTTGRPKGVMYHHRGAYLQALAMAYHARLDPGSSYLWTLPMFHCNGWTFPWAVIAAGGTQVALRSVDPQEIWRQLRVDVTHFSAAPTVLTMIAEHPAAGPLEKAVQATTGGAPPTPALLRRMSRLNIEVTHLYGLTETFGPVVVNQWQPEWNALDEEATAARQARQGIPNIIASPLRVVDSSGIDVPADATTVGELVVLGNDVMLGYYRDEAATAEAEIAGWFRTGDLAVLHPDGYVEIADRLKDVIISGGENIASVEVERALDQHPAVVESAVVGVPDEKWGEIPVAFVTTRPGADVTEAELVEFVRAHLARYKVPRRIAFTTLPRTSTGKIQKNMLRDVALGTDR
- a CDS encoding SDR family NAD(P)-dependent oxidoreductase, whose protein sequence is MTPSVLDRFSLAGKVALVTGASSGLGAGFAVAMAGAGADVVLAARRRD